The proteins below come from a single Papaver somniferum cultivar HN1 chromosome 11, ASM357369v1, whole genome shotgun sequence genomic window:
- the LOC113324735 gene encoding uncharacterized protein LOC113324735 encodes MTGIMNFCRTLEEHLKHPETAFQILLKNQLVVKLGKCSFGKENTEYLGHIITSKGIAADPFKIESMFNWPTPKTLKGLRGFLGLTGYYRKFVNNYGSTSYPLTQMLK; translated from the exons ATGACGGGCATCATGAATTTTTG TCGAACGTTGGAGGAGCATTTGAAGCATCCAGAAACTGCATTCCAGATTTTGTTAAAGAATCAACTTGTAGTGAAACTTGGTAAATGTTCGTTCGGAAAGGAGAACACTGAATATCTGGGGCATATCATCACATCTAAAGGGATTGCGGCAGATCCTTTCAAGATTGAGAGTATGTTTAATTGGCCGACGCCAAAAACATTAAAGGGTCTTCGTGGATTTTTGGGGCTGACTGGGTATTACCGAAAATTTGTTAATAATTATGGAAGTACATCATATCCCCTTACACAGATGTTAAAGTAA
- the LOC113324737 gene encoding zinc finger MYM-type protein 1-like — protein sequence MPTHRPPSKHKRGRLEAFYNLIPREQKLLSDKIVENIEPDEVVVERVEPKDLLILRTQLQEIRPEAQGIEVTPLERDPGLRIPIMQHDVNKRDEVRRAYLKLGPYQPKLAYPLSKFGKKNRRFDYTWFARYPWLEYSPSKDSAYFFHCFLFETDPPKQPAFTSKGFRRWCSVNSGSDCPFLTHLGNIDSGHSTSKGNSNDLNNPAQRIRLLMERKEKEDVKRNRLRLKAIIECLMWLSFQQCAFIGHDESKSSRNRGNFIELLKFSATLNENVKSVVLENAPGNAKYTSPSVQKEILSIISNRVRSKIRKEIGNAKYCILVDESRDASKKEQMVIVLRYVDMYGCVQERFFDIQRVDDTCALTLKKGTTKILNYYGLEIENMRGEGI from the coding sequence ATGCCGACTCACCGTCCACCATCCAAACACAAACGAGGAAGATTGGAAGCGTTTTACAACCTTATACCTAGAGAACAAAAACTTTTGTCAgataagattgttgagaacattGAGCCCGATGAAGTAGTTGTCGAGAGAGTTGAACCCAAAGATTTGCTCATCCTAAGAACTCAATTACAGGAAATCAGACCTGAAGCTCAAGGAATAGAAGTTACTCCATTAGAACGTGATCCGGGACTACGTATTCCAATAATGCAGCATGATGTTAACAAGCGTGATGAAGTTCGAAGAGCATATTTGAAGTTAGGACCTTATCAACCTAAATTAGCTTATCCACTCTCTAAATTCGGAAAGAAAAATCGTAGGTTCGATTATACTTGGTTCGCGAGATATCCTTGGTTGGAGTACTCACCTTCTAAAGATAGTGCATATTTTTTTCATTGTTTCCTCTTCGAAACAGATCCACCAAAGCAACCAGCATTCACTAGTAAAGGTTTCAGAAGATGGTGCTCTGTCAATAGTGGATCAGATTGTCCATTCCTAACTCACTTGGGAAACATTGATTCTGGACACTCCACTTCCAAAGGGAACTCAAATGATTTAAACAATCCAGCTCAAAGAATCCGTCTCTTaatggaaagaaaagaaaaagaagatgtgaAGAGAAATAGGTTGCGTCTCAAGGCAATAATTGAATGTTTAATGTGGCTTTCTTTCCAACAATGTGCATTCATAGGTCATGATGAGTCAAAAAGTTCAAGGAATCGCGGGAATTTTATTGAGTTGTTAAAGTTTTCAGCAACACTTAATGAAAACGTGAAGTCGGTTGTTTTGGAGAACGCTCCTGGAAATGCCAAATATACCTCACCGAGTGTTCAAAAAGAGATTTTGAGCATTATATCTAATAGAGTTAGAAGTAAGATTCGCAAGGAAATTGGAAATGCTAAATATTGTATACTTGTTGATGAATCCAGAGACGCTTCCAAGAAAGAGCAAATGGTGATTGTTTTAAGGTATGTAGATATGTATGGTTGTGTTCAAGAAAGGTTTTTTGACATTCAACGTGTTGACGATACATGTGCATTAACTTTGAAAAAAGGAACAACAAAAATCCTTAATTATTATGGTCTTGAAATTGAAAATATGCGAGGGGAAGGGATATGA
- the LOC113324736 gene encoding uncharacterized protein LOC113324736, whose product MRGQWNGLQALFLKECKYAYYVHCFAHRLQLDVVKTAETMGPIWKFYSMLTSTVNLVTASSHRFGDFQSAQEEEIEKGLANGELETGKGANQIGTLRHATDTRWSSHYGSGCNLIDKFEATCTTIDHIGASDPNVTAKVGEAQSISEEMRSLRLVFVLHLMYKIMGITEILCQFLQKKTLDIVNVMSSVSTTKALLRELREDGWEDFITTVVKFCGRYDVHIPNMEARYMEGMGRSCQQRDNITVDHHYRVDIFNATIDCQLLEVDCRFPEDTIELLILSSCLDPRDSFKSFNVDSLCDLSKKFYPLDLSPQQVYILRNELQHYGHDVVRDLNFKNLSSVSELCRKLVSTKKAEAYPMIDRLIRIVLTLPVSTATAERYFSTMKLVKTAARNKMEEDFLRDCMMIYIEREIAGAIDIDSIIDEFDDMYDHRVPLRY is encoded by the coding sequence ATGCGAGGTCAGTGGAATGGGTTACAAGCTTTGTTTCTCAAAGAATGCAAATATGCTTATTATGTTCATTGCTTTGCACATCGCCTTCAGTTAGATGTTGTAAAGACAGCTGAAACGATGGGTCCTATTTGGAAATTCTATTCAATGTTAACATCAACAGTTAATCTCGTTACAGCTTCTTCTCATCGTTTTGGTGACTTTCAATCTGCCcaggaagaagaaattgaaaaaggGTTAGCTAATGGTGAGCTTGAGACAGGAAAAGGGGCAAACCAAATAGGTACTTTGCGTCATGCTACAGATACTCGTTGGAGTTCCCATTATGGTTCTGGATGCAATCTGATTGATAAGTTTGAAGCAACTTGTACAACAATAGATCATATTGGCGCAAGTGATCCGAACGTGACTGCTAAAGTTGGTGAAGCTCAAAGTATTTCTGAAGAAATGAGATCATTAAGGCTTGTCTTTGTCTTGCATTTGATGTATAAAATTATGGGAATTACTGAAATATTATGCCAATTCCTACAAAAGAAAACATTAGACATTGTTAATGTTATGTCTTCAGTCTCAACCACAAAAGCTCTACTTCGAGAATTGAGAGAAGACGGTTGGGAAGATTTTATTACAACTGTGGTTAAATTTTGTGGTAGATATGATGTTCATATACCTAATATGGAGGCTCGCTATATGGAGGGTATGGGTCGTTCTTGTCAGCAGCGTGATAATATCACAGTAGACCATCATTATCGTGTTGATATATTTAATGCTACAATTGATTGTCAGTTGTTAGAGGTTGATTGTAGGTTTCCAGAAGACACAATAGAATTACTAATTCTTAGCTCATGTTTGGATCCTAGAGATTCTTTTAAGTCATTCAATGTGGATAGTCTTTGTGATCTTTCTAAGAAATTCTACCCTCTGGATTTGAGTCCGCAACAggtatatattttgagaaatgaGTTACAACATTATGGCCATGATGTAGTTAGAGATTTGAATTTTAAGAACTTATCAAGTGTTTCTGAGTTGTGTCGGAAGCTAGTATCTACCAAGAAGGCAGAAGCTTACCCAATGATTGATAGGTTGATTCGTATTGTATTGACTCTTCCAGTTTCTACGGCAACTGCAGAAAGATATTTTTCAACAATGAAATTGGTTAAAACAGCTGCTCGCAACAAGatggaagaagattttcttaGGGATTGCATGATGATCTACATCGAACGAGAAATTGCAGGAGCTATTGATATTGATTCAATCATAGATGAATTTGACGACATGTACGATCACAGGGTACCACTTAGATACTAG